One genomic segment of Devosia sp. includes these proteins:
- a CDS encoding glycosyl hydrolase 108 family protein, protein MTEARFDLCLAAVLKHEGGYVDHPSDPGGATNLGITHKTLARWRKVSPWWDLPKSEVQRLTRTEAARIYRALYWTPCRAGHLPAGLDLAVFDFAVNSGPDRAIRQLQATLNVMVDGQVGPLTLDAARRADTGATINALCDRRLGFLRGLSTFSVFGRGWSSRVAQVRAAALAATPHSQASKKGESLMDILSGYKTYIAAGLMLLAGLAQILGIDLPSLDGGTAGNLVLEALAIIFLRRGLKGDIAKA, encoded by the coding sequence TGACTGAAGCCCGGTTCGATCTGTGCCTGGCCGCCGTGCTGAAGCACGAGGGTGGATATGTTGATCATCCCAGCGATCCGGGCGGAGCGACGAATCTGGGGATCACCCACAAGACCCTGGCGCGCTGGCGCAAGGTTTCACCCTGGTGGGATCTGCCGAAATCTGAAGTGCAGCGGCTGACGCGAACAGAGGCGGCGCGCATCTATCGTGCGCTCTACTGGACCCCGTGTAGGGCCGGGCACCTGCCGGCCGGGCTCGATCTCGCCGTCTTCGACTTTGCGGTCAATTCCGGACCGGACCGGGCCATTCGCCAGCTGCAGGCCACGCTGAATGTCATGGTGGACGGGCAGGTCGGGCCATTGACGCTCGATGCCGCCCGGCGCGCCGACACCGGGGCGACGATCAACGCGCTCTGTGACCGGCGGCTGGGCTTTCTGCGCGGGCTCTCGACCTTTTCGGTCTTCGGGCGGGGCTGGTCCAGCCGGGTGGCGCAGGTTCGCGCCGCAGCGCTGGCCGCAACTCCACATTCCCAAGCGTCCAAAAAAGGAGAATCTCTCATGGACATACTTTCGGGCTACAAGACCTATATTGCTGCCGGATTGATGCTTCTGGCCGGTCTCGCGCAGATTCTGGGCATCGACCTGCCGAGCCTGGACGGCGGAACCGCCGGTAATCTGGTGCTCGAAGCCCTGGCCATCATTTTCCTGCGCCGTGGGCTCAAGGGCGATATCGCCAAGGCCTAG
- a CDS encoding response regulator transcription factor yields MRILVVEDDTNLNRQLKDALTEAGYAVDVAFDGEEGHFLGDTEPYDTIILDIGLPQMDGLSVLEEWRRAGKSTPVLLLTARDRWSDKVQGIDAGADDYVAKPFHMEEVLARVRALVRRAAGHASNEIVCGAVRLDARSGRVTVDGQSVKLTSHELRLLSYLMHHKGKVISRTELTEHLYDQDFDRDSNTIEVFVGRLRKKLPDDCIQTVRGLGYQIVGD; encoded by the coding sequence ATGCGTATTCTTGTTGTTGAAGACGATACCAACCTCAACCGTCAGCTCAAGGATGCGCTGACCGAGGCCGGCTATGCGGTCGACGTCGCCTTCGATGGCGAGGAAGGCCATTTCCTCGGCGACACCGAGCCCTATGACACGATCATCCTCGACATCGGCCTGCCGCAGATGGACGGCCTGTCGGTCCTGGAAGAGTGGCGGCGCGCCGGCAAGTCGACCCCGGTGCTGCTGCTGACGGCTCGCGATCGCTGGAGCGACAAGGTCCAGGGGATCGATGCCGGTGCCGACGACTATGTGGCCAAGCCCTTCCACATGGAAGAAGTCCTGGCGCGGGTGCGCGCCCTGGTGCGCCGGGCGGCAGGACACGCCAGCAACGAAATCGTCTGTGGCGCCGTCCGTCTCGATGCGCGATCGGGCCGGGTGACCGTGGATGGCCAGTCGGTCAAACTGACCAGCCATGAGCTTCGGCTGCTGAGCTATCTCATGCATCACAAGGGCAAGGTCATTTCCCGCACCGAGTTGACCGAGCACCTCTACGATCAGGATTTCGACCGCGACAGCAACACCATCGAGGTGTTCGTCGGCCGCCTGCGCAAGAAGCTGCCCGACGACTGCATCCAGACCGTGCGCGGGCTGGGCTACCAGATCGTCGGCGACTAG